In Candidatus Accumulibacter cognatus, the genomic window CGGCGTTATTTCCTGCAGCCGGAAGCGAATGATGAAGTGTTTGCCAGGCGCTGGCGAGATCCCCTCGATCGATCTGCAAACGTGCCAGAGTCATTGCCCAGCCGACCTGCTCCGGCTGCACGAGCAATCCTTCCTGCAATACCTGAACCGCTTCATCAGGCCGTGTGGCTTCAAGCAGGAGCCTGACCAGCACCTGTCGGGATGCTGAATGAGAACCGTCCAGTCGCAGCACCTTATGCAAACCCTCCATGGCTTCAGCAAGCGCTCCCTGATTGAGTAAGGCTATGGCCTTGCGGTACTCGGTCTCGGAACGGTCAGGTGACGAAACAAAGGGATCGGTTTTCTCGATGATCGGAATTCTGGCTGATCTGGCCCCCCCCTGCGGCGATAGCCACGAAAATGCAGGCAAAGCTTGCTCGATTGCGGCAACCTTGCTGCGGTCAGCAGCGAATCCAGTCTCTGGCACAATAGAAGCTGCAGGAGGTTTCGCTTCGCTCTGCTGCGCTGGCAGCCATTCCGAGAAGTAGGCGCTCCTCTGCGGACTGCCATTCATTGCCGCCAATCCTGTCGGGACCGCCGGACCAGCTTCAGGATTTTTCGGAGGTTCGTCCACAAGCGGTACAAGCGGTGGCGGAGAAGCCGCCGTCACCGCTGCCGGTGCGGGCACAAACGGCGGTACCCCTGACGAGGGGAACGGCGCTGCCTGCCGCACCTCCCAGAAATGAAAGGCCAGCCCGCCAGCCAGAAAAGCCAGCAAAAGCATTCCCAGGAGCAGCGGCAGACGTGAAGACTGTGACCTAGGCAGAGGACGCACGGCATTCGGCAGGATGCCGTCCACGCCCTGGGCTGCTCTGCGCTCATCAAGATCCTGCAGCATCTGGTTGAGCAGACTCATTGACATCCCATCGACATGATTATCCCCAAAACCATCCGAGGCGGCGCGCGCCCTCGGTATCCCTGCGTGCTATCCTGATGTGGCGCACCTTGACCAACTGGCGACCCTCGCCAAAAACCGACAGCAGTGACTTATGTGCCAGAATGTTGATCAGCCGTGGCGTTCCTCCACTGGCCCGATACAGTGCTCGTATTGCCGCGAGGGTGAACAGACCCTCGCCCCGGTAACCGGCGACCCGCAGGCGGTGCGCCAGATAGTTCCCGATCTCGCTGTTTTTCAGCCCTCCCAGGCGGTAGTGAAAAGCAATCCGCTGGAGCAGTTGTCGTACTTCCGGACGGTGCAGCTTGTCATCCAGTTCCGGTTGACCGAAGAGGGCGATCTGCAACAGCTTGCATTTCTCGGTTTCTAGGTTCGACAACAGGCGCAAGGCTTCCAGCGATTCAAGCGGCATCGCCTGCGCTTCGTCGATACAGACGACAACGCGTTTATTCATTTGCGCATGCGCGAGCAGCAGATGGTTGATCCGCCGTATCAGATGATACTGATCCAGGCCACCGGCGTCATCGATGCCCAACTCCTCGGCCAGCGCCAGAAACAGGGTATTCGGCGCCAGATTGGGATTGGGCAGATACGCACTCACCCAGCTTTGGTCGAGCGTCTGCAACAGCCGACGACAGAGCAATGTCTTCCCGGTCCCGACTTCGCCGGTGATCTTGACGAACCCCTCTCCCGCGTTCAGTGCCAACAGCAGGGTGTTGAGCGCTTCCTGATGATGCTGGACCGAATAGGCAAAGCCGGTATCCGGGGTGATCCCGAAGGGCAGCTCGGTGAAGCCGAAATGATTCAGATACAACGCCGGATCCGGGGTGACGACATCATTACTGGCCGGCTTGTGGTCGGGCAAGGCGCGGATCAAGTTGCTGAATTCGACCCTGGGTCTCGATCAAGTCATCCTTCCAGCCTGAGTCATTGCGGATGATTGTGGGCTTGATGAGAATGACCAGTTCGCGTTTCCTCAGATGGCTGTCACGCGTTCCGAACAATAATCCCCAGGTCGATGAAGTGGTCGTACCGGGAAAGCCGTTGGCGTCTGACACCTGTTCCTGCTTCATCAAGCCGCCGATGGCGACGATGTTTCCGTCCTGCACCCGCACCACGCTATCGGTTTCATTGACCGCACTATTGGCCAACGGCAGCGTAAACACGCCCAGTGTGCCGAGGTCGATGACTTTCTGCTTCTCCTTCACCAGGCTGATCGATGGGTGAATATGCAGGACGATATTGTTCTCGCCATCGATCTGAGGTGTGACGTCCAGGGCAATGCCCGAGAAGAAAGGCTGCAGGGTAATGTTCGGCGTGGTCACGTTACTGTTTCCGGTCGAAGTGACCGTAGAACTCACATTGGTGACAAAGAATTCGTCGATGCCGACCTTGAGCACCGCTTTCTGATTGTTGATGCTGGCAATTCGCGGGCTCGACAACACCTGAACATTGCCCTGGGTTTCCAGAAAATTCAGCAGCGCCGCAAAGTTGGCGCTCTGAAAGGCCAGTCCGAAAAAACCGTTTCCCAGTCTGGTCGTGGCAGCAATCCCGCCAGCCCCGGGCAGAATACCCACGCCATTGCCGAAGATGGCCCCCACTCCGTTTTGCACTACATTCGACGCATCGAATCCTGCCCTGTTGGGGGTGTTCAGCACCGTTCCCGGCTGAACCGCCCCATAAGCAAAACGGTTGTTGCTGCCACCAAAATGGTTCCAGTTAACACCGGATTGGAACTCTTGGTTCAGTTCCACCTCGATGATCTTGGCTTCCAGCATCACCTGCCGCTCGACGATCAGTTGGGTAATGCGCAAGAAGTTCTCGACCGATCGAATTTCAGCCGGAAAAGCCTTGACCAGAACCACCCCGGAACCGGGGCTGACAATCACTGCACGTCCGTCCTGGGAACCGACCATGCTGGTCAGCGCATTGGTCAGATCATGCCAGAAGTCGCTGGTCTGTGTCGTCGAGATGTGGCTGCTCGGAGGCGTCGAGCCTGATCCCGTTGCTGATGTCCCTGCCGGCACGACAGGAGCGGGGCTTGCGGTGGTCGGATAGGAGGAGCCTGTGTTCTGTGGCTGATTGGTGGCCACCGAGCTCGAGATCACCCGCAGGTCGGACTGTCCCTGACGTTTCCCGGCAAGATAGTTGATCCGGAAGATACGCGTCTGGATCGTGTTGGGCTGAATATAGATGCGCGTTCCCTGGAACTTGAACTCGTAACCATACAGCTCCCGCAGCGTTTCCAGTGCTTCGCGCACCGTCACGTTTTTCAGGCGTACCGTCACGTTGCCGCTCACCTCTGGTGATACCAGCATGCTGTAAGGCGTGTTGCTGACCAGAGCCATGAATACCTGACTGGCAGGCGCGTTGACCAGGGCCAGATCAAAACGCGGCTCAACATTTTTCGCCGAATCAGGAAGGTCCAGCTGCAATGGCGGCAACATCGCCTGACTCAGCGCTTCGTCCATCCCCTTCGATCGGGCGCCCACGGCGCTCTGCATTTCCTGGCCGATCCGGTCAAAGGTGCTGCTGGCTCCAGGCGCTTTCTGGTTGATGGCGCAGCCGGCAAGCAGCAGTGCGACTGGCATGGCTAGCAGAATCAATCT contains:
- a CDS encoding tetratricopeptide repeat protein produces the protein MSLLNQMLQDLDERRAAQGVDGILPNAVRPLPRSQSSRLPLLLGMLLLAFLAGGLAFHFWEVRQAAPFPSSGVPPFVPAPAAVTAASPPPLVPLVDEPPKNPEAGPAVPTGLAAMNGSPQRSAYFSEWLPAQQSEAKPPAASIVPETGFAADRSKVAAIEQALPAFSWLSPQGGARSARIPIIEKTDPFVSSPDRSETEYRKAIALLNQGALAEAMEGLHKVLRLDGSHSASRQVLVRLLLEATRPDEAVQVLQEGLLVQPEQVGWAMTLARLQIDRGDLASAWQTLHHSLPAAGNNADYQGVTAHVLQRLGRHKEAAEHYGVATRLAPGDGRWWLGLALALEAEGHSTEARDALHMAKAAGTLSAELTGWVDQKLR
- a CDS encoding AAA family ATPase yields the protein MYLNHFGFTELPFGITPDTGFAYSVQHHQEALNTLLLALNAGEGFVKITGEVGTGKTLLCRRLLQTLDQSWVSAYLPNPNLAPNTLFLALAEELGIDDAGGLDQYHLIRRINHLLLAHAQMNKRVVVCIDEAQAMPLESLEALRLLSNLETEKCKLLQIALFGQPELDDKLHRPEVRQLLQRIAFHYRLGGLKNSEIGNYLAHRLRVAGYRGEGLFTLAAIRALYRASGGTPRLINILAHKSLLSVFGEGRQLVKVRHIRIARRDTEGARRLGWFWG
- a CDS encoding secretin N-terminal domain-containing protein, whose product is MPVALLLAGCAINQKAPGASSTFDRIGQEMQSAVGARSKGMDEALSQAMLPPLQLDLPDSAKNVEPRFDLALVNAPASQVFMALVSNTPYSMLVSPEVSGNVTVRLKNVTVREALETLRELYGYEFKFQGTRIYIQPNTIQTRIFRINYLAGKRQGQSDLRVISSSVATNQPQNTGSSYPTTASPAPVVPAGTSATGSGSTPPSSHISTTQTSDFWHDLTNALTSMVGSQDGRAVIVSPGSGVVLVKAFPAEIRSVENFLRITQLIVERQVMLEAKIIEVELNQEFQSGVNWNHFGGSNNRFAYGAVQPGTVLNTPNRAGFDASNVVQNGVGAIFGNGVGILPGAGGIAATTRLGNGFFGLAFQSANFAALLNFLETQGNVQVLSSPRIASINNQKAVLKVGIDEFFVTNVSSTVTSTGNSNVTTPNITLQPFFSGIALDVTPQIDGENNIVLHIHPSISLVKEKQKVIDLGTLGVFTLPLANSAVNETDSVVRVQDGNIVAIGGLMKQEQVSDANGFPGTTTSSTWGLLFGTRDSHLRKRELVILIKPTIIRNDSGWKDDLIETQGRIQQLDPRLARPQAGQ